In Asterias rubens chromosome 17, eAstRub1.3, whole genome shotgun sequence, the genomic window TGGCAACAAGTGAAACTACGGATCTCAATACTGCTAAGGATGTTGACAAGGTGTGTTGGTTTGGTGGTGGTTCACATTTGTTGATAGGATGCTCCAAATTGCGAGAACAACCCTGGAGTGAGCGCATCGAGTTTCTGAGAAAGCGGCGTCTTTGTTTTGGTTGTCTTAAGATGGGGCACATGAAGAGGACATGCAACAGGAAGGCTACGTGTGATGTTTGCAAGGGTCGACACCCTACTCTTCTTCACATAAATCAGAATGATACTTCAAGGCCTGCCCAGTTTTCAAGAAACGTGAGAGATTTAAGTGCCAAGCCTGGGAGTAACATCGGTTGTGAGTATACCAACGTAGCATGTGACAACGAAAATGAGAACCAATGTACGATGGCTATCGTCCCAGTTCGTGTGAGGCTTGCTCATGGGTTAAATGATGTTGTGACTTATGCATTCCTGGATCCTGGAAGTAGTGTGTCATTCTGCAGTGAATCTCTGATGAAGAAGTTATGTGGCGTGGGCAGACGAATGCCCATTAGACTGGACACCATGGGAGAGCCACACAACATGGATACTTACTTGGTTGAAGGCTTAGAAGCACGGTGTCTAAATGGTAGTCCTACGGTCAAAGTCAATATTCCGAGGGTCTACACCACCGATAAACTTCCTTTTAAGCGACATCACATACCTACTCACGATGACGTTTCTCACTGGAAACACTTGAAAGATGTCTATATGCCACAAATCAATGCTGGCATCGACCTATTGATTGGTAACAATGTCCCTGATGCATACTCACCATTGGAAGTTAGAACGGGACCGCCGGGTAGCCCTCATGCATCAAAGACAACACTTGGATGGATCGCTTGGAATGTTGTGAGGTCAGTTCGGAATTGTCAACCATTCTCTGTGAATTTTGTGGATGTTGCTGCTAAAAGGTACGAGGAGATCAAGAAGCTCAACATGTTAGTAAGAGAAAGCCTCAACTACGACTTTCCAGAACGTACGATCGACGACAAACAGGAATGGTCCCACGAAGACGAGTCATTCATGGAGAAGGTTGGCGGCTAATGCAAATTTGTCGAAGGTCACTACCAAATTAGTCTGCCATTCAAGAAAGATGTACGTCTGCCTGACAATTCTGCTATGGCATTGAAGCGTCTTGTAAGCCTGGAGAGGAAGTTGAAGGGGAATCAAAAGTTCCACCACGATTACAATCTCTTCATATCGAACGTCCTGGACAAAGGATATGCTGAAGAAGTGCCCGCAGCTGAGGTAGACACGCAAGATGGGCGAGTTTGGTACACACCCCACCATGGCGTATATCATCCTAGAAAACCCAACAAGGTTAGAGTTGTTTTTGATTGTACAGCCAGATATATTGGAGTTGCACTAAATGATCTTCTTCTTCCTGGTCCGAACTTGACAAATCATCTTATCGGTGTCTTGCTGAGATTTAGACAGGAAAGTGTGGCCACAGTGGGTGATATTGAGTCAATGTTCTACCAAGTTCACGTCCCCAAGCAGGAGAGGAACTTTTTGCGTTTTTATTGGTGGCCGAATGTAGATTTAAGTGAGGAGCCTACACCCTATCGAATGAAGGTTCATCTCTTTGGTGCTGTGTCATCTCCATCGTGCTCAAACTACGCCTTAAGGCTCACAGCACTGAGCGATACCGACAAAGGCAACACTGTAGCAGCAGAGACGATTTTGAGAAATTTCTATGTTGATGACTGCTTGAAGTCGGTCAAGTCCACAGAAGATGCAGTTGATCTGATCACCAAACTGACAGCACTTTGTAATAAAGGAGGGCTTAATCTAACCAAATGGATCAGCAATGACGACGCTGTGATGCAAGCCGTGCCTGCAATTGACTCTAATAAAATACCCAAGCTCGATGTGAATCACTCCTTTCAACAGATGCCTCGTGAAAGAGCATTGGGTGTTAGCTTGGATGTGAGATCGGATTCGTTGGGCTTTAAGATTTCAGTGACGACCAAGGATCCTACGAGAAGGAACATCTTGTCAATCGTAAGCTCAGTTTATGATCATTTGTGATTTGCTTGTCCTGTCATTCTACCAGTCAAAAAACATGCTGCAGAAGTTGTGTAAGGAGAATATCGAGTGGGATGCCGAAGTTACAGGAAATGACTTGCGTGTTTGGATTCAAAGGTTGATGGATCTTCCAAAGCTTGAGAAAATGGTGGTACCGAGATGCTATAAGCCGTTGAAGTCACCAACGTCAGAAACACAACTTCAGTGATGCTAGCGATTGTGGTTATGGGGTCGTGTCCTATCTACGTCAGGTAACTACCAAGGGACATATTCACTGCTCCTTTTTGGGCGCAAGGTCTAGAGTCGCTCCTCTAAAAAAGGTGACTGTGCCACGAATGGAGTTGACAGCAGCGACCGTGGCAGTTCGCCTAAACAAGATGCTGGAGGATGAGTTGGATGATCAGATACACGACACATTTTTCTGGACAGATAGTACTGCAGTTCTGAAATACATCTCCAATGATGCAACCCGTCTCCACACATTCGTAGCCAACAGAGTGCAAGTGATGAGGGAAGGTTCTAATGTTAGTCAGTGGAGATATATAGAGACAAAGGTCAACCCAGCGGATGATGCCTCGTGGGGACTACGGGTCAACAATTTCTTGAGTAATCAACGCTGGCTGAAGGGTCCCGAGTTCTTATGGAAAAATGAAGAACATTGCAGTCGTCGCTGGTGAATCATCCTCAATATACGACGGGTTACTGACCAAATATTCCACCTGGAACCAACTTAGACGAGTGATGGCTTGGGTGTTGTTTGCGGAGCGCAAACTCTTACAACTTAAAGACACAGCGAAATGACACCAAGCGTGAAGACAAAATTGTTCCTGTAGTTCACCTGACTCCTGACATGTTCGAGGCCGCTGAGGTTGCTTTGGTTAAGTATGTTCAAGGAAAGGCCTTTTCAGATGAGCTGAGTTGTCTACAAGGCACTAAGGGAGCAAATCAAAGTGTTGCTAAATATAGCCCCGTCTACAAGCTAAGTCCGATATTAGTAGATGGAATCATGAGAGTTGGAGGACGAATTGACAGAGCAGTCTTTCTTCAGTTCAGCGCTAGACATCAAATAATTCTACCAACGGATTCACCGGTGTCAATGTTGCTACTCTACGAGGCACATAGAGATGTAGGTCAACAAGGAAAAAATGCAAAGCTTGCACATGTAAGAAGAAAGTACTGGATACTTGGAGCAACTGGTGCCTCCAAGAAGATTGCATACAGATGTGTGACCTGTAGGAAGTATCAGAGCAGGCCAGTCGAGCAAATGATGGCAAACCTACCAACTGAGCGTCTTGAAGCTAACCAGCCTCCATTCACTAACACAGGCATGGATTACTTTGGGCCGCTGATGTTGAAACGTGGCAGAGCAGCAGTGAAACGGTATGGAGTAATATTTACATGTCTTTCTTCTCGTGCAGTTCACCTTGAAGTAGCTTCCTCGCTCGACACTGATTCTGCAGTAAACGCAATTCGAAGGTTTGTGGCCCGACGAGGAATGGTGAAGTTTATCAGGTCAGATAATGGCACAAATCTGGTGGGAGCAGGGAAGGAGTTACGTCAGGAGCTAGCTAAGCTTAAGCAATCCAGTATAAGAGATACCCTGTGTGATAAAGGCATCAAGTGGGAAATCAACCCTCCTACAGGACCTCACTTGTGTGAGAGATTAATTCGTTCGGTGAGAAAGATAATGTATGGACTGTTGTATGAGCTTAAGCACCCACTTGACGATGAAGGCCTACACACGTTGCTATGTGAAGTGGAAGACGTCCTGAATAGCCGTCCAATTACTGCTTGTTCAACACAATCGGATGACCTGCGAGCGCTGACGCCACACGACTTGTTGCTAGCTCATGGTACAGGTGCTCCTCCTGGTGAATTCTCCAAGGATGATTGTTATGCACGCAAGCGATGGCGGAGAGTTCAGTATCTTGTTGACCTATTTTGGAAAAGATGGGTGTCTGAATATCTACCTCTCCTTCAAGAGCGTCAGAAGTGGCTGAAAGCAAGACGGAATGTCAAAATTGGTGACATCGTCCTGCTAATTGACAACGCACCAAGAGGATCATGGGCCTTGGGAAGAGTCGTTAGTACGAAGGAGGACTCCAAGGGTCTGGTACGTATGGTTAAAGTGAAAACAGCCACTTCATTGATGAAACGACCAGTGCAGAAGCTTTGCTTAATTCTGGAAGCCGACTGTGATGGCTAGATTCTCAATGAACTGTCTGAAAGTTACGCAAGTCAGTGAacaattttgaactcaatttggaCATTATTGAACTATTTTGgactttgttttaaatttggtcttatattaatgttttatttcattgtgtAGAGCCACAATTGAGGGGCGGGGATGTAAGGACCAAATTCTAGGCCCAGCAGAGTTTTTGTAAAGTTAAAGAGTTGCAGGCTTATGCAAATCAGTTTGTGCCTGCTTGAGTGAACATTGACCTTGGCAGTGCTATAGCATGGTAAGGTGTGGGTCACTAGACTACAGGAGTTCATACAGTGAACATATGTGTTAAGTCTATAGTGGCCAGACAGACAGTGTGGCAATTTGTGCTGTTACTTTTGCTAATCGGTTTATGCAGTTTGCGGTTTACAGTTTCACGGTTTCATAGAGATTACAGAAGTTTGGAAGTAGATGTTTTGTGTTGGAATTGAGAAGCTGGATCCAATAAACAGATATTAGCAAACAACAAATTGTGTGTTGATTCGAACTTTGAGCTGGACCACTATAGCAAACATTGTGTATGTGTTTATCCAACAGAGTTAGCAACAtcctttttaacaaacaaactgcTCGAAGGCATTGAGGACGGAAACATTTCTATTGCCATATTTCTGGACCTTTCTAAGGCCTTTGACACGGTTAACCATAACATTTTGATACATAAATTAGAGCACTGTGGAGTCCGTG contains:
- the LOC117301733 gene encoding uncharacterized protein LOC117301733 is translated as MELTAATVAVRLNKMLEDELDDQIHDTFFWTDSTAVLKYISNDATRLHTFVANRVQVMREGSNVSQWRYIETKVNPADDASWGLRVNNFLSNQRWLKGPEFLWKNEEHCSRRW
- the LOC117301734 gene encoding uncharacterized protein LOC117301734; translation: MFEAAEVALVKYVQGKAFSDELSCLQGTKGANQSVAKYSPVYKLSPILVDGIMRVGGRIDRAVFLQFSARHQIILPTDSPVSMLLLYEAHRDVGQQGKNAKLAHVRRKYWILGATGASKKIAYRCVTCRKYQSRPVEQMMANLPTERLEANQPPFTNTGMDYFGPLMLKRGRAAVKRYGVIFTCLSSRAVHLEVASSLDTDSAVNAIRRFVARRGMVKFIRSDNGTNLVGAGKELRQELAKLKQSSIRDTLCDKGIKWEINPPTGPHLCERLIRSVRKIMYGLLYELKHPLDDEGLHTLLCEVEDVLNSRPITACSTQSDDLRALTPHDLLLAHGTGAPPGEFSKDDCYARKRWRRVQYLVDLFWKRWVSEYLPLLQERQKWLKARRNVKIGDIVLLIDNAPRGSWALGRVVSTKEDSKGLVRMVKVKTATSLMKRPVQKLCLILEADCDG